A part of Haloarchaeobius sp. HME9146 genomic DNA contains:
- a CDS encoding 60S ribosomal export protein NMD3, with protein MSDQRTFCPRCGDPMSDVAASDPLGKSDVGVCDDCYFEQFELVDAPDRIEVMVCATCGAVHRGRRWVDVGAKDYTDVAIDEVAEALSVHVDAEDVSWQVDPEQVDQNNIRMHCFFSGIVRGQFREAQVTVPVLISRQTCTRCGRISGDYYASIVQVRAADRQPTKEEIERSKEIANKIVADMEATGDRNAFITEMGEEKDGLDIKVSTNNIGKKISNKVTEEFGGSWEDHETLVTEDEDGNEVYRVTYAVRLPPFIPGDIIELRDDDDSEGPILVRSAHGNLKGVRLTTGERYEASYSEGDAPEARKLGSLDDGVETPLVTVEDEHAVQVLDPETYEAKTISRPDYFEPDGDTVRVFKSRAGLHVLPDE; from the coding sequence ATGAGCGACCAGCGAACGTTCTGTCCGCGCTGTGGCGACCCCATGTCAGACGTCGCCGCGAGCGACCCGCTGGGCAAGTCCGACGTGGGCGTCTGCGACGACTGCTACTTCGAGCAGTTCGAGCTCGTCGACGCGCCCGACCGCATCGAGGTGATGGTCTGTGCGACCTGCGGGGCGGTCCACCGGGGCCGCCGGTGGGTCGACGTGGGCGCGAAGGATTACACCGACGTGGCCATCGACGAGGTGGCCGAGGCGCTGTCGGTCCACGTCGACGCCGAGGACGTGTCCTGGCAGGTCGACCCCGAGCAGGTAGACCAGAACAACATCCGGATGCACTGTTTCTTCTCCGGCATCGTCCGCGGGCAGTTCCGCGAGGCGCAGGTGACGGTCCCCGTCCTCATCTCCCGGCAGACCTGCACCCGCTGTGGGCGCATCTCGGGCGACTACTACGCCTCCATCGTGCAGGTGCGCGCGGCGGACCGCCAGCCCACGAAGGAGGAGATCGAGCGCTCGAAGGAGATCGCGAACAAGATCGTCGCGGACATGGAGGCGACGGGCGACCGGAACGCCTTCATCACGGAGATGGGCGAGGAGAAGGACGGCCTCGACATCAAGGTCTCGACGAACAACATCGGGAAGAAGATCTCGAACAAGGTGACCGAAGAGTTCGGCGGCTCGTGGGAGGACCACGAGACCCTCGTCACCGAGGACGAGGACGGGAACGAGGTCTATCGGGTGACCTACGCGGTCCGACTGCCGCCGTTCATCCCCGGCGACATCATCGAGTTACGGGACGATGACGACTCCGAGGGGCCCATCCTCGTCCGGAGCGCCCACGGGAACCTGAAGGGTGTGCGGCTCACCACCGGCGAGCGCTACGAGGCGAGCTACTCGGAGGGCGACGCCCCCGAGGCCCGCAAGCTCGGAAGTCTGGACGACGGCGTCGAGACGCCCCTCGTGACGGTCGAGGACGAACACGCCGTGCAGGTGCTCGACCCGGAGACGTACGAGGCGAAGACCATCTCGCGGCCGGACTACTTCGAGCCTGACGGCGACACGGTCCGGGTGTTCAAGAGCCGCGCCGGCCTGCACGTCCTCCCCGATGAGTGA
- a CDS encoding class I SAM-dependent methyltransferase family protein, whose amino-acid sequence MSDDLPVGDGSENSDDLAAVVPKPSTEVAIASLRDEGVYDDERRVQEYSTETVALPVTDPPNATDVLDVVRQTDPEPRAPDLETLLRERGWDDEAVADAPASWAVVGSVILVSLDGWTDEQERDIGESLLELHGEADTVCAHGGVSGELRQPDTRVVAGLGDTETVHTEHGTRYSLDLAKVMFSPGNQAERARMGEVVDEDEEVLDMFAGIGYFTLPMARAGAQVTAVEKNPESFRFLGENANLNGVLDRVSLVLGDCREVEATADRVVMGYYDAHEYLDAALDALEPGGILHLHEATPEDRLWDRPVSRIREAAAARGRTVEILDRRRVKSHSEGVWHVVVDARID is encoded by the coding sequence ATGAGTGACGACCTGCCGGTGGGAGACGGCTCGGAGAACAGCGACGACCTCGCCGCGGTCGTCCCCAAGCCCAGCACCGAGGTTGCTATTGCGAGCCTGCGCGACGAGGGTGTCTACGACGACGAGCGCCGCGTGCAGGAGTACAGCACGGAGACCGTCGCGCTCCCGGTGACCGACCCCCCGAACGCGACCGACGTGCTGGACGTGGTCCGCCAGACCGACCCCGAACCGCGCGCACCCGACCTCGAAACCCTGCTCCGAGAGCGCGGCTGGGACGACGAGGCGGTCGCGGATGCACCCGCGTCGTGGGCCGTCGTCGGCTCCGTCATCCTGGTCTCGCTCGACGGCTGGACCGACGAGCAGGAACGGGACATCGGCGAGTCCCTGCTCGAACTCCACGGCGAGGCCGACACGGTCTGTGCCCACGGCGGGGTCTCGGGCGAACTTCGCCAGCCCGACACCCGGGTCGTGGCGGGTCTGGGCGACACCGAGACGGTCCACACCGAACACGGCACCCGGTACTCGCTGGACCTCGCGAAAGTCATGTTCTCGCCCGGTAACCAGGCCGAGCGCGCCCGGATGGGCGAGGTCGTCGATGAGGACGAGGAAGTGCTGGACATGTTCGCCGGCATCGGCTACTTCACGCTCCCGATGGCCCGCGCCGGCGCGCAGGTCACGGCCGTCGAGAAGAACCCCGAATCCTTCCGGTTCCTCGGTGAGAACGCGAATCTCAATGGGGTGCTCGACCGCGTCTCGCTCGTCCTCGGGGACTGCCGGGAGGTCGAGGCGACCGCGGACCGGGTGGTGATGGGCTACTACGACGCCCACGAGTACCTCGACGCGGCCCTCGACGCACTGGAACCCGGTGGTATCCTCCACCTGCACGAGGCGACCCCCGAAGACCGGCTCTGGGACCGCCCCGTCTCGCGCATCCGCGAGGCCGCGGCCGCCCGCGGGCGCACGGTCGAGATACTCGATAGGCGGCGCGTAAAGAGCCACAGCGAGGGCGTCTGGCACGTCGTCGTGGACGCCAGAATCGACTGA
- a CDS encoding ATP-dependent DNA helicase, whose translation MDPSRIFEEFPAPSYRGNQEQALRDIRDAFDAGNDVVLVRAPTGSGKSLLARAVAGCAAKADAVAPSEASGAYYTTPQVSQLDDVAGDALLDDLNIIRGKSNYKCILPGERDTPVNRAPCVREKGYECSVQHRCPYFSDRAIASNRNIAAMTLAYFMQTAGSEVFRKRDVVVIDEAHGLAEWAEMYATIELGPRTVPMWDDLKVPNLESVERAAKYAENVVQTLVRRKDDLLSKKALTAEEVHVRDRLQERIGELDWFVTDYRDPESATEWLVDQPDGEGGQVTIKPMNPEKYLQHTVYDRGNKFVLLSATILNKDAFCRQVGLPPEQTALVDVEHTFPVENRPLYDVTQGKMTYEHRDETLPKIARVTTRIMQQHPDEKGLIHCHSYGIQERLADLLRDFGVGERLRIHGRENRDAELESWKACDDPEVFLSVKMEEALDLEGDLCRWQVLCKAPFLNTGDSRVAHRLEQGQWAWYYRSALRTVIQACGRVIRAPDDYGDTYLADTSLLDLFERAKTDTPPWFAEQVDRLSKPDLPEFRPQEALTAFDGGSIRGSRRQETWREGGSGGGSGSSSGTTSSSGTSASGGSDGGSSDDDSGGSSRRSRRRRSRRSPMADVWDTDG comes from the coding sequence GTGGACCCGTCCCGTATCTTCGAGGAGTTCCCCGCCCCCTCCTACCGCGGCAACCAGGAACAGGCGCTCAGGGACATTCGTGACGCCTTCGACGCGGGGAACGACGTGGTGCTCGTGCGCGCGCCGACCGGGAGCGGCAAGTCCCTGCTCGCGCGGGCGGTGGCCGGTTGTGCCGCGAAGGCGGACGCGGTCGCCCCGAGCGAGGCCAGCGGTGCCTACTATACGACGCCGCAGGTCTCACAGCTCGACGACGTGGCGGGCGACGCGCTGCTCGACGACCTGAACATCATCCGCGGGAAGTCGAACTACAAGTGCATCCTGCCCGGGGAGCGCGACACACCGGTGAACCGCGCGCCCTGTGTGCGCGAGAAGGGGTACGAGTGCTCGGTGCAACACCGCTGCCCCTATTTCTCCGACCGGGCCATCGCCTCCAATCGGAACATCGCGGCGATGACGCTCGCGTACTTCATGCAGACCGCCGGGAGCGAGGTGTTCAGGAAGCGGGACGTGGTCGTCATCGACGAAGCCCACGGGCTGGCCGAATGGGCGGAGATGTACGCGACCATCGAACTCGGGCCGAGAACCGTCCCGATGTGGGACGACCTCAAGGTGCCGAACCTGGAGTCGGTCGAGCGCGCGGCGAAGTACGCCGAGAACGTGGTGCAGACGCTCGTGCGCCGGAAGGACGACCTCCTCTCGAAGAAGGCGCTGACGGCCGAGGAGGTGCACGTTCGGGACCGCCTGCAAGAGCGCATCGGCGAGCTCGACTGGTTCGTCACCGACTACCGGGACCCCGAGTCGGCGACGGAGTGGCTGGTCGACCAGCCCGACGGCGAGGGTGGCCAGGTCACCATCAAGCCGATGAATCCCGAGAAGTACCTCCAGCACACCGTCTACGACCGCGGGAACAAGTTCGTCCTGCTGTCGGCGACCATCCTCAACAAGGACGCCTTCTGCCGGCAGGTCGGTCTTCCACCCGAACAGACCGCGCTGGTGGACGTCGAACACACCTTCCCCGTCGAGAACCGGCCGCTGTACGACGTGACCCAGGGGAAGATGACCTACGAGCACCGCGACGAGACACTGCCCAAGATTGCCCGGGTGACGACGCGCATCATGCAGCAGCATCCGGACGAGAAGGGCCTCATCCACTGCCATTCGTACGGGATTCAGGAGCGGCTCGCGGACCTCCTCCGTGACTTCGGCGTCGGTGAGCGCCTGCGCATCCACGGCCGGGAGAACCGCGACGCCGAACTGGAGTCGTGGAAGGCCTGTGACGACCCGGAGGTCTTCTTGTCTGTCAAGATGGAGGAGGCGCTGGACCTCGAGGGCGACCTCTGTCGCTGGCAGGTGCTGTGCAAGGCCCCGTTCCTCAACACCGGCGACTCCCGGGTCGCGCATCGACTGGAGCAGGGACAGTGGGCGTGGTACTACCGCTCCGCGCTCCGGACCGTCATCCAGGCCTGCGGGCGGGTCATCCGCGCCCCCGACGACTACGGCGACACCTACCTCGCCGACACCAGCCTGCTCGACCTGTTCGAGCGCGCGAAGACCGACACGCCGCCGTGGTTCGCCGAGCAGGTCGACCGGCTCTCGAAGCCAGACCTGCCCGAGTTCCGACCGCAGGAGGCGCTCACGGCGTTCGACGGCGGCTCGATTCGCGGGAGTCGGCGGCAGGAGACGTGGCGCGAGGGCGGTTCTGGTGGGGGTAGCGGCAGTAGCAGCGGAACCACGAGCAGCAGCGGTACCAGCGCGAGCGGTGGCAGTGACGGTGGGAGCAGCGACGACGACAGTGGCGGCTCCTCGCGTCGCTCCCGGCGGCGACGCTCGCGGCGGTCGCCGATGGCCGACGTGTGGGACACCGACGGTTAG
- the radA gene encoding DNA repair and recombination protein RadA produces the protein MADVDLEKLPGVGPATADKLKDAGFDSFEGIAVASPSELSNTADVGESSAADIVQAAREHADIGGFETGSQVLERRNEIGKLSWQVDEVDELLGGGVETQSITEVYGEFGAGKSQVTHQLAVNVQLPQEVGGLHGSVIFIDSEDTFRPERIDDMVRGLPDEALEATLEDRDIEGDIDDDETMETLVNDFLDKINVAKAFNSNHQMLLAEKAQELAGEHEDSDWPVRLLCVDSLTAHFRAEYVGRGQLADRQQKLNKHLHDIDKVGNLYNCAIVVTNQVASNPDSFFGDPTQPIGGNILGHKSTFRMYLRKSKGDKRIVRLVDAPNLADGEAVMRVQDGGLKPE, from the coding sequence ATGGCAGACGTAGACCTCGAGAAGCTCCCCGGTGTCGGCCCCGCAACCGCAGACAAGCTCAAAGACGCAGGCTTCGACTCGTTCGAAGGCATCGCCGTGGCCTCTCCCTCGGAACTCTCCAACACGGCAGACGTCGGCGAGTCCAGCGCGGCAGACATCGTCCAGGCCGCTCGTGAGCACGCCGACATCGGCGGCTTCGAGACCGGCTCGCAGGTGCTCGAACGGCGCAACGAGATCGGCAAGCTCAGCTGGCAGGTCGACGAGGTGGACGAACTCCTCGGCGGCGGTGTCGAGACACAGTCCATCACGGAGGTGTACGGTGAGTTCGGGGCCGGTAAGTCCCAGGTCACCCACCAGCTCGCGGTCAACGTCCAGCTCCCCCAGGAGGTTGGCGGGCTCCACGGCTCCGTCATCTTCATCGACTCCGAGGACACCTTCCGCCCGGAGCGTATCGACGACATGGTCCGCGGCCTCCCGGACGAAGCGCTCGAGGCGACCCTCGAGGACCGCGACATCGAGGGAGACATCGACGACGACGAGACGATGGAGACGCTGGTCAACGACTTCCTCGACAAGATCAACGTCGCGAAAGCGTTCAACTCCAACCACCAGATGCTCCTGGCCGAGAAGGCCCAGGAACTCGCCGGCGAGCACGAGGACTCCGACTGGCCCGTCCGACTGCTCTGTGTCGACTCGCTCACCGCCCACTTCCGCGCCGAGTACGTCGGCCGTGGCCAGCTCGCCGACCGGCAGCAGAAGCTCAACAAGCACCTGCACGACATCGACAAGGTCGGCAACCTGTACAACTGCGCCATCGTCGTGACCAACCAGGTCGCCTCCAACCCCGACTCGTTCTTCGGCGACCCGACCCAGCCCATCGGTGGGAACATCCTCGGCCACAAGTCCACCTTCCGGATGTACCTCCGCAAGTCCAAGGGCGACAAGCGTATCGTCCGCCTCGTGGACGCACCGAACCTCGCCGATGGCGAGGCCGTCATGCGCGTGCAGGACGGCGGCCTGAAGCCGGAGTAA
- the htpX gene encoding zinc metalloprotease HtpX, translating into MQWKADRGLQFRMFLTMFLLAGLYIVFIAALTLYTGSLLLIAGFFAIFSLGQWYFSDKLTLWSMGAREVSEEEYPKLHAMVQRLSQQADVPKPKVAVVDSRNPNAFATGRSQKHAAVAVTTELMRILDDDELEGVMAHELAHVKNRDVMVMTIASFLSTIAFLIVRWGAFFGGGRNRNNGGVLVAIAVSLVVWIFSYLLIRALSRYREFAADRGAAIITGKPRALASALQTISGDMHRVPKEDIREQAEMNAFFIIPISGSAITRLFSTHPSTERRIERLQQLEREMESI; encoded by the coding sequence ATGCAATGGAAAGCGGACAGGGGCCTCCAGTTCCGGATGTTCCTCACGATGTTCCTCCTCGCAGGATTGTACATCGTGTTCATCGCCGCACTCACCCTCTACACCGGGAGCCTCCTGCTGATAGCGGGCTTCTTCGCTATCTTCAGCCTCGGGCAGTGGTACTTCAGCGACAAGCTCACGCTGTGGAGTATGGGCGCAAGAGAGGTCAGCGAAGAGGAATATCCGAAGCTCCACGCCATGGTCCAGCGCCTCTCCCAGCAGGCCGACGTGCCCAAACCGAAGGTGGCCGTCGTCGACTCGCGCAACCCGAACGCGTTCGCGACCGGGCGCTCGCAGAAACACGCCGCCGTCGCGGTGACGACCGAGCTGATGCGCATCCTCGACGACGACGAACTGGAGGGCGTCATGGCCCACGAACTCGCCCACGTCAAGAACCGCGACGTGATGGTCATGACCATCGCGTCGTTCCTCTCGACCATCGCGTTCCTCATCGTCCGCTGGGGCGCGTTCTTCGGCGGCGGCCGCAACCGCAACAACGGGGGCGTCCTGGTCGCCATCGCCGTCTCGCTCGTGGTGTGGATATTCTCGTACCTGCTCATCCGGGCGCTCTCACGCTACCGCGAGTTCGCCGCGGACCGCGGGGCCGCCATCATCACGGGCAAACCCCGGGCGCTGGCGTCCGCGCTGCAGACCATCTCGGGTGACATGCACCGGGTGCCCAAGGAGGACATCCGCGAGCAGGCGGAGATGAACGCGTTCTTCATCATCCCCATCTCGGGCAGCGCCATCACCCGGCTGTTCAGCACGCACCCCTCGACCGAGCGCCGCATCGAGCGCCTCCAGCAGCTCGAACGCGAGATGGAATCGATCTGA